CAGTCGGCGGCCTTCTCCGCCATCATCAGCGTCGGCGAATTGGTGTTGCCGCTGGTGATGGTGGGCATGGCGCCGGCATCCACGACCCGCAGCCCCTCGACACCGCGCACGCGGAACCGGGCATCCAGCACCGCCATCGGGTCGCCGTCGCGGCCCATGCGGGTGGTGCCCACCGGGTGGAAGATGGTGGTGGCGATGTCGCCGGCCAGCCGCGCCAGTTCCTCGTCGGTCTGGTACTGCAGCCCGGGCTTCCATTCCTCGGTGCCGTACTTCGCCAGCGCCGGCTGGGCGCAGATGCGCCGCGTCAGCCGCAGCGAGTCGGCCGCGACCTGCCGATCCTCGGGCGTGCTCAGGTAGTTGGGCGCGATCGCCGGCGCGTCCTCGGCGCGCGGGCTGCGGATGCGCACCGAGCCGCGGCTGGTCGGGTTGAGGTTGCACACGCTGGCGGTGAAGGCGGGAAAGCCGTGCAGCGGCTCGCCGAAAGCGTCCAGGCTGAGCGGCTGCACGTGGTATTCCACGTTGGGCCAGCGCTGCTCGGGCGTGCTGCGGGTGAAGGCGCCCAGTTGCGAGGGCGCCATGCTCATCGGGCCGCTGCGCATCAGCAGGTACTGCAGGCCGATGCGGGCCTTGCCGTGCCAGCTGTTGGCCAGGGTGTTGAGCGTCGGCACGCCGCGCACCTTGAACACCGCGCGGATCTGCAGGTGGTCCTGCAGGTTCTCGCCGACGCCCGGCAGCTCGTGCACGACCGGGATCCCGTGCCCTTGCAGCAGCGCGCCGGGGCCGACGCCGGACAGCTGCAGCAGCTGCGGCGAGCCGATGCTGCCCGCGCACAGCAGCACTTGCGTGTGCGCATGGACCCGCACGTGCTCGCTGCCGGTCCACACCTGCGCGCCGGTGCAGCGCAAGGCGCCGTCCGCGCCACGCTCGACCAGCAGGCGGTGCACCGTGGCGCCGGTCCACATCGAGAAGTTCGGCCGGCCGTAGCAGGTCGGCCGCAGGAAGGCCTTGGCCGTGTTCCAGCGCCAGCCGTTCTTCTGGTTGACCTGGAAGTAGCCCACGCCTTCGTTGTCACCGCGGTTGAAGTCCTCGCTGTGCGGGATGCCGGCCTGCTGCGCCGCCTGCGCGAAGGCGTCGAGGATGTCCCAGCGCAGGCGCTGGCGCTCCACCCGCCACTCGCCGCCGGCGCCATGGACCTCGTCCGCGCCCTTGTAGAAATCCTCGTGCCGCTTGAAGAAGGGCAGGCAGCGGTCCCAGCGCCAGTCGGGGTCGCCGGTCAGCTCGGCCCAGTGGTCGTAGTCGCGCGCCTGGCCGCGCATGTAGATCATGCCGTTGATGCTGGAGCAGCCGCCCAGCGCCTTGCCGCGCGGGTACTTCAGCTGGCGTCCGTTCAGGCCGGCGTCCGGCTCGGTGCGGTACATCCAGTCGGTGCGCGGGTTGCCGATGCAGTACAGGTAGCCGACCGGGATGTGGATCCAGTGGTAGTCGTCGCGGCGGCCGGCCTCGATCAGCAGCACGGTCTTCGACCGATCGGCCGAGAGGCGGTTGGCGAGCAGGCAGCCGGCGGTGCCGGCACCGATGATCACGTAGTCGAAGGTGTTGTCGCTCACCCTTGTCTCCTCCTCCGCTCTTGGATGCGGCTGTCTTTTCCAGTGCCACCGCGGATCCGGCTTGGCCGGTCCGCTGGTGGCTCCCCCTCGGGGGAGGCGGCCGTCAGGCCGCTTCGGGGGGAGCCTATTTGGCCGTCGGCATGGCGAATTCCGCGCCCTTGCCGATGCTCTCGGGCCAGCGCTGCATGATCGACTTCTGCTTGGTGTAAAAGCGCACGCCCTCCTCGCCGTAGGCGTGCATGTCGCCGAACAGGCTCTTTTTCCAGCCGCCGAAGCCGTGCCAGGCCATCGGCACCGGGATCGGCACGTTGATGCCCACCATGCCCACCTGCACCCGGCGCGAGAACTCGCGCGCCACATGGCCGTCGCGCGTGAAGCACGACACGCCGTTGCCGTACTCGTGCGAGTTGATCAGCGCCACCGCCTCGGCCAGGTCCTTGACGCGCACGCAGCCCAGCACCGGGCCGAAGATCTCCTCCTTGTAGATCCGCATGTCCGGCTTGACGTCGTCGAACAGCGTGCCGCCGATCCAGAAGCCGCCCTCGCAGCCGGCGCCCGCCTTGGCGCCCTGGAAGCCGCGGCCATCCACCACCAGCTTGGCGCCCTCCTGGACGCCCTGGCCGATGTAGCCGGCAATGCGCTGCTGCGCGGCGCTGCTGACGATCGGGCCCATCTCGGCATCGAGCTCGACGCCATTCCTGATCTTCAGCTGCTGGGTGCGCTCGGCCAGCATGGGCAGGATCTTGTCGGCCGCCTCGCCCACCAGCACGCCCAGCGAGATCGCCATGCAGCGCTCGCCGGCCGAACCGAAGGCCGAGCCGATCAGCGCGTCCACCGCCTGCTCGAGGTCGGCGTCGGGCATCACCACCATGTGGTTCTTGGCGCCGCCCAGCGCCTGCACCCGCTTGCCGTGGCGCGCGCCGGTCTCGTAGATCTTCTGCGCGATCGCGGTGGAGCCGACGAAGGAGATCGCCTGCACATCCGGGTGCTCCAGCAGCGCGTCCACCGCGTCCTTGTCGCCCTGCACCACGTTGAACACGCCGTCGGGCAGGCCGGCTTCCTTGAGCAGGCGGGCCATCAGGATCGAGGCGCTCGGATCCAGCGGGCTGGGCTTGAGGATGAAGCTGTTGCCGGCGGCGATGGCCACCGGGTACATCCACATCGGCACCATGCAGGGGAAGTTGAACGGCGTGATGCCGGCCACCACGCCCAGCGGCTGGCGCATCGTCCAGTTGTCCAGGCCGGTGGAGACCTGGTCGGTGTACTGGCCCTTGAG
The sequence above is a segment of the Ramlibacter tataouinensis genome. Coding sequences within it:
- a CDS encoding GMC family oxidoreductase, whose amino-acid sequence is MSDNTFDYVIIGAGTAGCLLANRLSADRSKTVLLIEAGRRDDYHWIHIPVGYLYCIGNPRTDWMYRTEPDAGLNGRQLKYPRGKALGGCSSINGMIYMRGQARDYDHWAELTGDPDWRWDRCLPFFKRHEDFYKGADEVHGAGGEWRVERQRLRWDILDAFAQAAQQAGIPHSEDFNRGDNEGVGYFQVNQKNGWRWNTAKAFLRPTCYGRPNFSMWTGATVHRLLVERGADGALRCTGAQVWTGSEHVRVHAHTQVLLCAGSIGSPQLLQLSGVGPGALLQGHGIPVVHELPGVGENLQDHLQIRAVFKVRGVPTLNTLANSWHGKARIGLQYLLMRSGPMSMAPSQLGAFTRSTPEQRWPNVEYHVQPLSLDAFGEPLHGFPAFTASVCNLNPTSRGSVRIRSPRAEDAPAIAPNYLSTPEDRQVAADSLRLTRRICAQPALAKYGTEEWKPGLQYQTDEELARLAGDIATTIFHPVGTTRMGRDGDPMAVLDARFRVRGVEGLRVVDAGAMPTITSGNTNSPTLMMAEKAADWVLAEAA
- a CDS encoding CoA-acylating methylmalonate-semialdehyde dehydrogenase → MNAPDSTRAAAALASIDHWIDGAPVPGASGRSADVFNPATGTVTGKVALASAAEVDRAVASARAAFPAWADTPPIRRARVMFKFLELLNRHRDELAHAITAEHGKVFTDAQGEVSRGIDIVEFACGIPQLLKGQYTDQVSTGLDNWTMRQPLGVVAGITPFNFPCMVPMWMYPVAIAAGNSFILKPSPLDPSASILMARLLKEAGLPDGVFNVVQGDKDAVDALLEHPDVQAISFVGSTAIAQKIYETGARHGKRVQALGGAKNHMVVMPDADLEQAVDALIGSAFGSAGERCMAISLGVLVGEAADKILPMLAERTQQLKIRNGVELDAEMGPIVSSAAQQRIAGYIGQGVQEGAKLVVDGRGFQGAKAGAGCEGGFWIGGTLFDDVKPDMRIYKEEIFGPVLGCVRVKDLAEAVALINSHEYGNGVSCFTRDGHVAREFSRRVQVGMVGINVPIPVPMAWHGFGGWKKSLFGDMHAYGEEGVRFYTKQKSIMQRWPESIGKGAEFAMPTAK